In the Ruminococcus sp. OA3 genome, one interval contains:
- a CDS encoding DUF2461 domain-containing protein, with translation MNTAIILDYLAELGENNNREWYHTHKAEQKEASAQFENLLQELIFRIGETDPSILHNIPKNLTFRLVRDTRFSHDKSPYNPAFRAHIAAKGKLPVPVGYYMMIKPGDQTFLGGGLFADMFKDATSMVRDYISSHPGEWEEITGAEGFCSLFSVKGTSLKNVPAGYDRENPQAEYLKYKSWYVEHFIRDKDLLNADLFIEHAVDIFQRMKPFNDYLNKALTGFQMPAR, from the coding sequence ATGAATACAGCAATCATATTAGACTACTTAGCGGAACTTGGCGAAAACAATAACCGTGAATGGTACCATACCCATAAGGCAGAACAAAAAGAGGCATCTGCACAGTTTGAGAACCTGCTTCAGGAACTGATTTTTCGAATCGGTGAGACAGACCCCTCCATTCTTCATAACATTCCCAAAAACCTGACTTTCAGGCTTGTGCGGGATACCCGTTTCAGCCATGACAAATCCCCGTACAATCCGGCTTTCCGAGCACACATTGCGGCAAAGGGAAAGCTCCCCGTTCCGGTCGGATATTACATGATGATCAAACCCGGCGATCAGACGTTTCTGGGCGGTGGATTATTTGCCGATATGTTTAAGGACGCCACTTCGATGGTACGGGATTACATATCCTCGCATCCCGGTGAATGGGAAGAGATCACCGGCGCTGAGGGTTTTTGCTCACTCTTTTCCGTGAAAGGTACTTCTCTGAAAAATGTACCGGCAGGCTATGACAGAGAAAATCCTCAGGCGGAATATCTGAAATACAAGAGCTGGTATGTGGAACATTTTATTCGGGATAAAGATCTGCTGAATGCGGACCTGTTCATTGAACATGCCGTCGATATATTTCAGAGAATGAAACCGTTCAATGATTATCTGAACAAAGCGCTTACCGGCTTTCAGATGCCGGCACGATAA
- a CDS encoding TetR/AcrR family transcriptional regulator — protein MNTPNNKRKRESIERIEKVFIDLLQSKELNQISVSDICKKAGLNRTTFYANYADIYALADSIRDKLESSLSELYQSEITQGYNSNDYLRLFRHIKENQIFYKTYFKLGYDDQYKIISYDINLARQHFQNLFIEYHMEFFKGGITKIIKMWLQNGCRESPEEMFEIIRSEYRERT, from the coding sequence GTGAATACGCCAAATAACAAACGGAAAAGAGAATCCATTGAGAGGATTGAAAAGGTTTTTATTGACTTGCTTCAATCCAAAGAATTAAATCAAATAAGCGTGTCCGATATCTGCAAAAAAGCCGGACTGAACCGTACCACTTTCTATGCGAATTATGCTGACATTTACGCGTTGGCCGATTCGATACGGGATAAACTGGAAAGCAGTCTGTCTGAACTTTACCAGAGCGAGATTACGCAGGGATATAACAGTAATGATTATCTGAGATTGTTCCGGCACATAAAAGAAAATCAGATATTTTATAAAACTTATTTTAAACTTGGTTATGACGACCAGTACAAAATTATCAGCTATGATATAAATCTTGCACGTCAGCACTTTCAAAATTTATTTATAGAATATCACATGGAATTTTTTAAAGGCGGTATCACAAAAATCATTAAAATGTGGCTGCAAAATGGCTGCCGGGAGAGCCCCGAAGAAATGTTTGAAATCATAAGAAGCGAGTACCGTGAACGGACCTGA
- a CDS encoding GntR family transcriptional regulator encodes MYQEPHIYEYLFQSLVLQFECGAFSGGQAFPSQQQLCRQYNVGITTVRKVMKMLNDCGYIQTSSGLPATVIYQAAHEDFISTLASRRSEIADCYQGMKLLLPQLYREGAKLCGKSELKAMQKIVDGITDDMEVSMLYRQANDFLTITLQPFRNQLITDLEIDEENYLHIPYIPADDTDDPFYRSAFHMKNWLQTAHNRIEQKQFNEFYASILRTYHDTGRRVDRYLSILSKHAAEVSLSKKNMLWFRTKGHSELYSRLAMTIMRRILNGEFEGQKYLPSIPGLMEEYGVMKETASRAVKLLNTLGFTRTIDKKGTVIATDDFRSVKGRVDFNEPVIRNRLILFLDALQILALTTRNCVSEFPRVSEEVICEMEKNLNMTDKDQISPQAVQILMNYMIHSAPCHSLQNIYQQLNELLLWGNYLLFADETLYPDTSSVSRTTADIADALRTREQAALPELTERFFSQSYEGIYSLVARLMNGAENLPVFLTRTPVRRS; translated from the coding sequence TTGTATCAGGAGCCTCATATATATGAATACTTATTTCAATCGCTGGTATTACAGTTTGAGTGCGGCGCTTTTTCCGGAGGGCAGGCATTTCCGTCACAACAGCAGCTCTGCAGACAGTACAATGTCGGAATCACTACGGTTCGAAAGGTGATGAAAATGTTAAATGACTGCGGTTATATCCAAACATCATCCGGTCTTCCGGCGACGGTGATCTATCAGGCTGCACATGAAGACTTCATATCCACTCTTGCCAGCCGCAGGAGCGAGATAGCAGACTGTTACCAGGGGATGAAACTGCTGCTTCCGCAATTGTACCGTGAAGGCGCAAAACTGTGCGGAAAAAGTGAGCTGAAGGCAATGCAAAAAATTGTCGATGGGATTACTGACGATATGGAAGTTTCCATGCTGTATCGCCAGGCAAATGACTTCCTAACAATCACGCTTCAGCCGTTTCGAAATCAGCTGATTACTGACCTGGAGATTGATGAGGAGAATTATCTGCATATTCCTTATATCCCTGCTGACGACACGGATGACCCTTTCTACCGGTCCGCGTTTCATATGAAAAACTGGCTGCAGACGGCTCACAATAGAATTGAACAAAAACAATTTAATGAATTCTACGCGAGTATTCTGCGTACCTACCATGACACAGGGCGAAGAGTGGACAGATATCTCAGCATTCTCAGTAAACATGCCGCTGAAGTTTCATTGTCGAAAAAAAATATGCTCTGGTTCCGGACAAAAGGGCATTCTGAACTGTATTCACGTCTGGCTATGACAATAATGCGCCGTATTTTAAATGGTGAATTTGAGGGTCAGAAATACCTTCCTTCAATTCCCGGGCTGATGGAAGAATACGGTGTCATGAAAGAGACCGCCAGCCGTGCAGTCAAGCTGCTGAACACGCTTGGCTTTACGCGGACCATAGATAAAAAAGGAACAGTCATTGCCACGGATGATTTTCGAAGCGTCAAGGGACGTGTTGATTTCAATGAACCCGTGATTCGGAACAGGCTTATACTTTTTCTGGATGCCCTTCAGATCTTAGCGCTGACCACACGCAATTGTGTGTCAGAGTTTCCGCGGGTTTCGGAAGAGGTCATCTGCGAAATGGAAAAAAATCTAAATATGACTGACAAAGATCAAATAAGCCCTCAGGCAGTTCAGATACTGATGAATTATATGATACACTCAGCCCCCTGCCATTCTCTGCAGAATATATATCAGCAGCTGAATGAACTGCTGTTATGGGGAAATTATCTGCTCTTCGCAGATGAGACGTTATATCCCGATACCAGCAGTGTATCGCGGACAACCGCCGATATTGCTGATGCTCTGAGGACAAGGGAGCAGGCCGCTCTGCCGGAACTCACAGAAAGGTTTTTTTCACAGAGCTACGAGGGAATCTACTCCCTGGTTGCCCGGCTGATGAATGGAGCGGAAAATCTTCCGGTCTTCCTTACACGGACACCGGTCAGACGGAGCTGA
- a CDS encoding carbon starvation CstA 5TM domain-containing protein gives MDVEHMSPFLKIVTNKYAATELTLILAYLLTKVGYAEIWPLFGSANLQFLNKCWNKGA, from the coding sequence GTGGACGTGGAACATATGAGCCCATTCCTGAAGATCGTGACCAACAAATACGCTGCGACGGAATTGACACTGATACTGGCATACCTGCTGACGAAAGTCGGTTATGCGGAAATCTGGCCGCTATTCGGTTCAGCGAATCTTCAATTTCTCAACAAATGCTGGAATAAAGGAGCTTAG